The following are encoded together in the Penaeus chinensis breed Huanghai No. 1 chromosome 20, ASM1920278v2, whole genome shotgun sequence genome:
- the LOC125035875 gene encoding uncharacterized protein LOC125035875: MFEHVRTRPPEQVTSCKVDNVTSHSAGITCFAGFDGGLPQRFLLQVWEVNTSMLVLNISSASPVFNARPLEPDHTYSASVVAMNSRGLSPPSRLLILTLKEAEMHKSLPSMVEPAPLVVVMGVGAGVLLVVGVLVLTVWCVKERTSHAHGSPTVTQVVLNDNNPDLLSVEAADETKGILGNGSVMVTSYHTKDHSPAVSTTIHSREHQQGGHQRLLL; this comes from the exons atgtttgaacacgttagaACAC GACCTCCCGAACAAGTAACCAGCTGCAAGGTGGATAATGTGACGTCACACTCAGCTGGGATCACCTGTTTCGCCGGATTTGACGGAGGTCTTCCTCAGCGTTTCCTTCTGCAG GTGTGGGAAGTGAACACGTCCATGCTGGTGCTGAACATTTCGTCGGCGAGTCCAGTGTTCAACGCCAGACCGCTGGAACCCGACCACACTTACAGCGCTTCGGTCGTGGCGATGAACAGCCGCGGCCTCAGCCCTCCCAGTAGGCTGCTGATCCTCACGCTCAAGGAGGCGGAGATGCATAAAA GTCTCCCTTCTATGGTTGAGCCCGCCCCTCTAGTCGTGGTGATGGGCGTGGGTGCGGGCGTTCTGTTGGTGGTGGGCGTGCTGGTGCTGACCGTCTGGTGTGTCAAGGAGAGGACTTCCCACGCCCACGGAAGCCCGACAGTCACCCAGGTCGTCTTGAATGACAACAATCCTGACCTTCTGA gCGTGGAGGCCGCGGACGAGACGAAGGGCATCCTGGGCAACGGGTCCGTGATGGTGACCTCGTACCACACGAAGGACCACAGCCCGGCCGTCAGCACGACCATCCACTCGAGGGAGCACCAGCAAGGG gGCCACCAAAGACTCTTGCTGTAG